In the genome of Metabacillus litoralis, the window GCTATACATGTTTATCATCAAGGTGAGTTTGTTGAAGAGATTAAGTTCTCTTTTTCAGGGGACTTTCCAGTACATGATAATATAGAAAAGCTAATTGACCAGTATTGTGAGCAACATAGAATATAAAGACTCTTTCATAGAAAGAGATTAAAAAAAGATTGAATGGACCACTATAC includes:
- a CDS encoding YbxH family protein — encoded protein: MGAVERSGYRFEPEFSVINQNGAIHVYHQGEFVEEIKFSFSGDFPVHDNIEKLIDQYCEQHRI